In Cloacibacterium caeni, a single window of DNA contains:
- a CDS encoding IS3 family transposase (programmed frameshift) encodes MGKSKYSVDFKLKAIKRYHKGDIGTDDLGKRIGVCGSLVRKWIKFYELYGVSGLVRLSNTHYTKDFKLKILSVIEKENLSLKEASRRFNIPAESSILSWQRNYKKNGILGLENRPRGRPKTMSNYKRKKKKTGKPLTREEELLERIYYLEAENAILKKFRRLNSGKEKSKAIEELRQDFDLAVLLHCTSMARSSFYYYQKRFQMKDKYAEIKEMIKQIYHRHKGRLGYRRITLLLKEKGILINHKTVLRLMKILGLKSIIRVKKYKSYKGEQGKIAPNVLQRNFKSDTPNQKWATDVTEFNVSGNKLYLSPIIDLFNGEIVSFDLSERPVFSQIIRMLKKSFRKVKSTQNIILHSDQGWQYQMKHYQNLLKEKGIIQSMSRKGNCLDNAVIENFFGTIKSEMFYARKFGSIQELKMEIVKYIHYYNNDRIRLNLKGKSPVQYRTLSFENIV; translated from the exons ATGGGGAAAAGTAAATATTCAGTAGACTTTAAATTAAAAGCTATAAAGAGATATCACAAAGGGGATATTGGAACAGACGATTTAGGAAAACGCATTGGAGTTTGTGGTTCCTTGGTTCGTAAATGGATAAAATTTTATGAACTTTATGGAGTTTCAGGACTTGTTCGGCTTTCCAATACGCATTACACAAAAGATTTTAAATTAAAGATTTTATCAGTAATTGAGAAAGAGAATTTAAGTTTAAAAGAAGCGTCGAGAAGGTTTAATATTCCTGCGGAGTCCAGTATTCTTAGTTGGCAGCGAAATTACAAAAAAAATGGTATTTTAGGTTTAGAAAACAGACCCAGAGGAAGACCTAAAACCATGAGTAATTACAAGCGAAAAAAAAAGAAAACAGGCAAGCCCTTAACAAGGGAGGAAGAACTGTTGGAGAGGATTTATTATTTAGAAGCCGAGAACGCCATTTTAAAAAAGT TTAGACGCCTTAATTCAGGAAAGGAAAAATCCAAAGCCATCGAAGAGTTAAGGCAGGACTTTGATTTAGCAGTACTGCTGCATTGTACATCGATGGCAAGAAGCAGTTTTTATTACTATCAAAAACGCTTTCAAATGAAAGATAAATATGCGGAAATAAAAGAAATGATTAAGCAGATTTATCATCGTCACAAAGGAAGGTTGGGCTATAGAAGAATTACTTTGCTTTTGAAAGAAAAAGGAATTTTGATTAATCACAAAACTGTTTTACGACTTATGAAAATATTAGGTTTAAAGAGTATTATCCGAGTGAAGAAATATAAATCTTACAAGGGAGAGCAAGGGAAAATTGCGCCCAATGTTCTACAGAGGAATTTCAAATCGGACACTCCTAATCAGAAATGGGCAACCGATGTTACAGAGTTTAATGTATCGGGTAATAAACTTTATCTATCTCCAATCATCGATTTATTTAATGGTGAAATTGTCAGTTTTGACTTATCTGAAAGACCTGTGTTTAGCCAAATCATCAGAATGCTAAAGAAATCATTCAGAAAAGTAAAATCTACACAAAACATCATTCTACATTCTGATCAAGGTTGGCAATATCAAATGAAACATTACCAAAACTTGTTAAAAGAAAAAGGTATTATTCAAAGTATGTCCCGAAAAGGAAACTGTTTGGACAATGCGGTGATAGAAAACTTTTTTGGAACGATAAAATCAGAAATGTTTTATGCCAGAAAGTTTGGTTCCATTCAGGAACTTAAGATGGAAATAGTGAAGTACATTCACTATTACAACAATGATAGAATAAGACTCAATCTCAAAGGAAAGAGTCCGGTACAGTACCGAACTCTTTCCTTTGAAAATATTGTTTAA
- the tsf gene encoding translation elongation factor Ts: MYTPVAADVAKLRNTTGAGMMDCKKALTEAEGDFEKAIEILRKKGQKVAANRADRESTEGAVIAKVNADHTAGVVIALNCETDFVAKNESFVKLAHDFAERALNFDSKEDFLASDYNGISVAEKLIEQTGVIGEKIEIGAFEKLAGDFVGSYIHAGNKIATLTSLSANVEGAEDAAKSVAMQVAAMNPIALDETQVSQEVIDRELEIERDILTKEGKPANIIDNILKGKMQKFYKENTLVHQAFIKDGGMSVADFVKSVNGDLKVTGFKRVALS; the protein is encoded by the coding sequence ATGTATACACCAGTTGCTGCAGACGTAGCTAAACTTAGAAACACGACAGGTGCAGGTATGATGGACTGCAAAAAAGCGCTTACAGAAGCTGAAGGAGATTTCGAAAAAGCTATTGAAATCCTTAGAAAAAAAGGACAAAAAGTAGCTGCTAACAGAGCAGATAGAGAATCTACAGAAGGAGCTGTAATTGCTAAAGTAAATGCTGACCACACTGCAGGTGTTGTAATCGCATTAAACTGCGAAACTGACTTCGTTGCTAAAAACGAAAGCTTCGTAAAATTAGCTCATGATTTCGCTGAAAGAGCGCTTAATTTTGACTCTAAAGAAGATTTCTTAGCTTCTGACTATAATGGTATTTCAGTTGCTGAAAAATTAATTGAACAAACAGGAGTAATCGGTGAGAAAATTGAAATCGGTGCTTTTGAAAAATTAGCAGGTGATTTCGTAGGTTCTTACATCCACGCTGGTAATAAAATCGCTACTCTTACTTCTCTTTCTGCTAACGTAGAAGGTGCAGAAGATGCTGCTAAATCTGTAGCAATGCAAGTTGCTGCTATGAACCCAATCGCTTTAGACGAAACTCAAGTTTCTCAAGAAGTTATTGACAGAGAATTAGAAATCGAAAGAGATATCTTAACTAAAGAAGGAAAACCTGCAAACATTATTGACAATATCCTTAAAGGAAAAATGCAGAAATTCTACAAAGAAAACACTTTAGTACACCAAGCTTTCATTAAAGATGGAGGTATGTCTGTAGCTGATTTCGTAAAATCTGTAAACGGAGACTTAAAAGTAACAGGATTCAAGAGAGTTGCTCTTTCTTAA
- a CDS encoding acetyl-CoA carboxylase carboxyltransferase subunit alpha — protein MEYLDFELPIKELMEQYQTCSLVGEESGVDMKLACSQIEDKIIEKKKEIYGNLTPWQRVQLSRHPDRPYTLDFINGIVDKDSFVELHGDRNFADDPAMVGGLAKIDGQSVMIIGTQKGRTTKERQRRRFGMSNPEGYRKALRLMKLAEKFRIPVVTFIDTPGAYPGLEAEERGQGEAIARNIYEMCQMKTPIITIIIGEGASGGALGIGVGNKVYMLENTWYSVIAPESCSSILWRSWEHKETAANALKLTPQDMLKEKIIDGIIEEPLGGAHYDPQIAYNNVKKNILTNIKSLKNFTGDELVNHRQEKFIAMGRFVG, from the coding sequence ATGGAATATTTAGATTTTGAATTACCAATTAAGGAGTTAATGGAACAATACCAAACTTGTTCTTTAGTTGGTGAAGAAAGCGGTGTAGATATGAAATTGGCTTGCAGCCAAATTGAAGACAAAATCATCGAAAAAAAGAAAGAAATCTACGGAAATCTTACGCCTTGGCAAAGAGTTCAACTATCACGTCATCCAGACAGACCATACACATTAGATTTTATTAATGGAATAGTAGACAAAGATAGTTTTGTAGAATTACACGGTGATAGAAATTTTGCTGATGATCCTGCAATGGTAGGTGGTCTTGCAAAAATAGACGGTCAAAGTGTAATGATTATCGGAACTCAAAAAGGAAGAACTACTAAGGAAAGACAGCGCAGAAGATTCGGGATGAGTAATCCTGAAGGTTACAGAAAAGCGCTTAGATTAATGAAATTGGCAGAAAAATTCAGAATTCCTGTTGTTACTTTCATTGATACTCCTGGAGCTTATCCTGGTTTAGAAGCCGAAGAAAGAGGTCAAGGTGAAGCCATTGCTAGAAACATCTATGAAATGTGCCAAATGAAAACGCCTATTATCACCATTATCATTGGAGAAGGTGCTTCTGGTGGTGCTTTAGGAATTGGCGTAGGAAATAAAGTATACATGCTAGAAAATACTTGGTATTCTGTAATTGCTCCAGAAAGTTGCTCTTCTATTTTATGGAGAAGCTGGGAGCACAAAGAAACTGCTGCCAATGCATTAAAACTTACTCCACAAGATATGCTGAAAGAGAAAATCATCGATGGTATTATAGAAGAACCACTTGGTGGAGCTCATTACGACCCACAAATAGCTTATAATAATGTAAAGAAAAATATTTTAACCAATATTAAATCTCTCAAAAATTTCACTGGTGATGAATTAGTAAATCACAGACAAGAGAAATTTATTGCAATGGGTAGATTTGTAGGTTAA
- a CDS encoding choice-of-anchor L domain-containing protein, whose translation MNSSKNLSFILLLFITFINAQYINVNTSFSANDLVDKLIGTNNNCLLISNVSISGWDFGAGDTSYGFFTKGSSNFEIDEGIILSTGKAKKAEGPKNDTQSEYNFYWGKDQDLIDILNKYHLDTTNIRNATSLEFDFIANTDKISFEYMFLSEEYRPRNCYYSDAFAFLIKKADNSEAYRNIAIVPNTTSPVTSLTISGANTCPQNINYFGGYLGIDDPNNSPTNFNGQTKVLNAESSIEKGVKYHIKLVIADHGDSSGRYDSAVFLKAGSFVGSKDIGTDRLISTNNPLCEGDNLTLDATEPGSTYQWYKDGNILSGETSATYTVNSPGKYEVYISNSSCNLRGAILVEYLEKVIVAPTTFTNCDTNFDGNIPIKLDDLNTTIITNYKPEFVVKYYQNLTDATLSNTNTLPNNWSYNTDTTIYVRVENGVCAPEIQPIEFKLGTTLNLLTNEATPPSICDDDLDAIKSVNLKTFEPFFTTDNSVSITYFNSENDAKNNVNPISSTQNITSTGSYFLRFEKANFCPNWAKITVNIKAPKASTDLQNKTICKNTTAEVDAGTNFIYYKWSNGTEGETLHNATYGIGTHYVELTSTNGCVYKQSFTISEAVDPVIDSVIEQGNRITINVSGGTAPYEYYLDQRNWQNSNVFYNLNRGIQKVYVRDAYVCTPVEYEFTIINIINAITPNGDGINDVLDYSDLRVKKDVKISIFDRFGKKVYSSEKQSNYIWNGTENGRSIVTGTYWYVLEWTEPDTNTKVTYKNWIIVKNRN comes from the coding sequence ATGAATTCATCTAAGAATCTTAGTTTCATATTATTACTATTCATCACGTTCATTAATGCTCAATACATTAATGTAAACACTTCTTTTTCGGCAAATGATTTAGTCGATAAACTTATTGGCACAAATAATAATTGTTTATTAATATCTAATGTTTCAATTTCTGGATGGGATTTTGGCGCTGGTGATACTAGCTATGGATTTTTCACTAAAGGATCTAGCAATTTTGAAATAGATGAAGGCATTATATTATCTACTGGAAAAGCTAAAAAAGCTGAAGGTCCTAAAAATGATACACAAAGTGAATACAATTTTTATTGGGGAAAAGATCAAGATTTGATTGATATACTAAATAAATATCATTTAGACACGACAAATATCCGAAATGCAACATCTTTAGAATTTGACTTCATCGCCAATACTGACAAAATAAGTTTCGAGTATATGTTCTTATCTGAAGAATATAGACCCAGAAATTGTTACTATTCTGATGCATTTGCCTTTTTGATTAAAAAAGCCGACAACTCCGAAGCATATCGAAATATTGCAATTGTACCAAACACTACATCGCCCGTTACCTCTCTTACGATAAGTGGAGCAAACACCTGCCCACAAAACATTAATTATTTCGGAGGATACCTAGGAATTGACGACCCGAACAACTCGCCGACAAATTTCAATGGACAAACCAAAGTACTGAATGCAGAATCTAGCATTGAAAAAGGTGTAAAATACCACATAAAACTTGTAATTGCTGACCATGGAGACTCCAGTGGTCGCTATGATTCTGCTGTTTTCCTGAAAGCAGGAAGTTTTGTAGGCAGTAAAGATATTGGTACAGATAGATTAATTTCAACCAACAATCCGCTTTGCGAGGGAGATAATTTGACTTTAGATGCTACTGAACCCGGATCAACTTATCAATGGTACAAAGATGGAAATATACTCTCAGGGGAAACATCTGCTACTTATACAGTTAATTCGCCTGGCAAATATGAAGTCTATATTTCTAATTCTAGTTGCAATTTAAGAGGCGCAATTCTAGTAGAATATCTAGAAAAAGTAATAGTAGCTCCTACAACATTCACGAATTGCGATACTAATTTTGACGGAAATATTCCCATTAAATTAGATGACTTAAATACTACTATCATTACCAATTACAAACCTGAATTTGTAGTAAAATATTATCAAAATTTAACAGACGCTACCCTTAGTAACACCAATACTTTGCCCAACAATTGGTCATACAATACAGACACTACCATTTATGTAAGAGTAGAAAACGGTGTTTGCGCGCCAGAAATTCAACCTATTGAATTTAAATTAGGAACTACGCTAAATCTTTTAACAAATGAGGCTACACCTCCATCTATTTGTGATGATGATTTAGATGCTATAAAATCTGTAAATCTTAAAACATTTGAGCCTTTCTTTACCACAGACAATAGCGTTTCCATCACTTATTTCAACTCTGAAAATGATGCTAAAAATAATGTCAATCCTATTTCGAGCACACAAAATATTACTTCAACCGGATCTTATTTCTTAAGATTCGAAAAAGCTAATTTTTGTCCGAATTGGGCCAAAATTACCGTAAATATTAAAGCTCCAAAAGCTTCTACTGATTTACAAAACAAAACCATTTGTAAAAACACCACCGCTGAGGTAGATGCAGGTACCAATTTCATTTATTACAAATGGAGCAACGGAACCGAAGGAGAAACGCTCCACAATGCTACTTATGGAATAGGAACGCATTATGTAGAACTTACTTCTACAAATGGTTGTGTTTACAAGCAATCTTTTACGATTTCAGAAGCAGTAGACCCTGTAATTGACAGCGTGATAGAACAAGGAAACAGGATTACCATAAATGTTTCTGGCGGAACTGCACCTTATGAATATTATTTAGACCAGAGAAATTGGCAGAATTCTAATGTTTTTTATAATCTTAATAGAGGTATACAAAAAGTCTACGTAAGAGATGCATATGTCTGTACACCTGTTGAATATGAATTTACCATTATTAATATTATTAATGCCATTACTCCAAATGGTGATGGAATAAATGACGTCTTAGATTACTCAGATTTACGAGTGAAAAAAGACGTGAAAATTTCTATTTTTGATAGATTTGGGAAAAAAGTGTACTCTAGTGAAAAACAATCCAATTACATTTGGAATGGAACAGAAAACGGAAGAAGCATCGTCACGGGAACATATTGGTATGTTTTAGAATGGACAGAGCCTGATACCAACACTAAGGTTACATATAAAAACTGGATTATTGTGAAAAACAGGAATTAA
- a CDS encoding DUF6759 domain-containing protein, producing MKNKLLLLILLVFSTFSFSQTSQELDKAMLSKDTKVIAEFIKKYPNNKNTPFLQRKLNSMTGSGNAAAKPSIQPLNTEKLEKQVEKSEAKGEPDAKAKRTAEVLTHLFNNDPNKKDAYVLIRNKSECNLIVKFEGKKFYNLDVPKMGENYILVQKGTYRITTMICNAQYASVKNVTQDIEINLNAAKKVRK from the coding sequence ATGAAAAACAAACTTTTACTTCTTATTTTGCTAGTCTTTTCCACCTTTTCGTTTTCGCAAACTTCTCAGGAATTAGACAAAGCAATGCTGAGTAAAGACACTAAAGTGATTGCAGAATTTATTAAAAAATATCCTAATAATAAAAACACTCCTTTTCTACAGAGAAAGCTAAACAGTATGACTGGGAGTGGAAATGCAGCCGCTAAACCGAGTATACAACCGTTGAATACAGAAAAATTAGAAAAACAGGTAGAAAAAAGTGAGGCGAAAGGAGAACCAGATGCTAAAGCAAAACGTACTGCCGAAGTTCTTACGCACTTATTTAATAATGACCCCAATAAAAAAGATGCTTACGTTTTGATTAGAAATAAATCTGAATGTAACCTCATTGTAAAATTCGAAGGAAAAAAATTCTATAATCTAGATGTTCCTAAAATGGGTGAAAATTATATTCTGGTGCAGAAAGGGACGTACAGAATTACCACGATGATTTGTAATGCGCAATACGCATCTGTAAAAAATGTTACTCAAGATATAGAAATCAACTTGAATGCAGCAAAAAAAGTCAGAAAATAA
- the guaB gene encoding IMP dehydrogenase, giving the protein MSIHNKIVETAITFDDVLLIPSYSEVLPNQVSLKSRISDKITLNVPIVSAAMDTVTEADLAIAIARVGGLGFIHKNMPIPEQAAQVNRVKRSENGMIADPVTLSKDHTLAEAKELMAKYKISGLPVVDTDNKLIGIITNRDVKYQENLSAKVEELMTKENLITSDKSTNLEQAKEILLKNRIEKLPIVDSENHLVGLITIKDIDNQLEYPQANKDQNGRLIVGAGVGVGDDTMTRVAALVEAGVDIIAVDSAHGHSKGVLDKITEIRNAFPDLDIVGGNIVTADAAEALIKAGANVLKVGVGPGSICTTRVVAGVGVPQLSAIYNVYEKAKEYNVAVIADGGIKLSGDIVKAIASGAGAVMLGSLLAGTEEAPGEEIIFQGRKFKSYQGMGSLSAMKRGGKERYFQSEAKKFVPEGIEGRVPYKGKLEDVIFQLTGGIRAGMGYCGTKDIETLQKDGKMVMITGSGLKESHPHDVIITQEAPNYSL; this is encoded by the coding sequence ATGTCTATTCACAACAAAATCGTAGAAACCGCCATCACTTTCGATGATGTGCTTCTTATCCCTTCTTACTCAGAAGTTTTACCCAATCAAGTTTCTCTTAAATCTAGAATTTCAGACAAAATCACGCTCAATGTCCCTATCGTTTCTGCAGCGATGGACACCGTTACAGAAGCAGATTTGGCGATTGCTATTGCCAGAGTTGGAGGTTTAGGTTTTATTCATAAAAATATGCCTATTCCAGAACAAGCTGCACAAGTAAACCGTGTAAAACGTTCAGAAAACGGAATGATTGCTGATCCTGTTACGCTTTCTAAAGATCATACTTTGGCTGAAGCCAAGGAACTTATGGCGAAATATAAAATCTCTGGACTTCCAGTAGTAGATACAGACAATAAATTAATTGGAATCATCACCAATCGTGATGTAAAATATCAAGAAAATCTTTCTGCAAAAGTAGAAGAATTGATGACCAAAGAAAATCTTATCACTTCTGATAAATCTACCAACTTAGAGCAAGCCAAAGAAATTTTACTCAAAAACAGAATAGAAAAACTACCGATTGTAGATTCAGAAAATCATTTGGTAGGATTAATTACCATAAAAGATATAGACAATCAATTAGAATATCCTCAAGCCAATAAAGACCAAAACGGAAGATTAATCGTAGGAGCTGGAGTTGGTGTAGGAGATGACACGATGACTAGAGTTGCTGCATTAGTAGAAGCTGGTGTAGATATTATCGCAGTAGATTCAGCGCATGGTCATTCTAAAGGTGTTCTCGATAAAATTACAGAAATTAGAAATGCTTTTCCAGATTTAGATATTGTAGGCGGAAACATCGTAACAGCAGATGCAGCTGAAGCTTTAATTAAAGCTGGAGCTAACGTATTAAAAGTAGGAGTTGGTCCTGGTTCTATTTGTACAACAAGAGTTGTAGCTGGAGTTGGTGTTCCTCAACTTTCGGCGATTTATAACGTTTACGAAAAAGCTAAAGAATATAATGTAGCTGTAATTGCCGATGGTGGAATTAAACTTTCTGGTGATATTGTAAAAGCTATCGCTTCTGGAGCTGGTGCAGTAATGCTTGGTTCACTTTTAGCAGGAACGGAAGAAGCACCAGGTGAAGAAATTATTTTCCAAGGTAGAAAATTCAAATCTTATCAAGGAATGGGAAGTCTTTCTGCCATGAAACGTGGTGGAAAAGAAAGATATTTCCAAAGTGAAGCCAAAAAATTTGTTCCAGAAGGAATTGAAGGAAGAGTTCCATACAAAGGAAAATTAGAAGACGTTATCTTCCAATTAACTGGAGGAATTAGAGCTGGAATGGGCTATTGCGGAACAAAAGATATTGAAACTTTACAAAAAGACGGAAAAATGGTGATGATTACAGGTTCTGGATTGAAAGAATCTCATCCTCACGATGTAATTATTACGCAAGAAGCTCCGAATTATTCACTATAA
- the gltX gene encoding glutamate--tRNA ligase, whose translation MSKVRVRFAPSPTGPLHLGGVRTALYDYLFAKNQGGDFVLRIEDTDTARYVEGAEEYIMKALEWCGIIPDESPIHGGNYGPYRQSERRHIYDKYTAEILKTDYAYIAFDTPEELEKVRAEYEAKGEVFSYNNFTRNSMRNSLTLSEQETQELINQNVPYVVRFKMPIDRIVNLDDIIRGKSSVNTNTLDDKVLVKNDGMPTYHFANIIDDHEMEITHVIRGEEWLPSMPLHILLYEAMGWTAPEFAHLSLILKPEGKGKLSKRDGAKFGFPVFPMNFYDEATGETYKGYKEEGYLPEAFVNFLALLGWSPSDDKEILSLEEMAAEFDLHKVHKAGARFSKEKAEWFNHQYLQRQSNEELLEGFKNLEETKNINLSDEKLLKIIGLMKERATFVKDIYTQGKFFFEAPASYDEKAVKKAWNEETASIMTELSEKLNTTEFKSEILKEEIHHLVEEKGLGFGKVMMPLRLALVGELKGPDVPDLLEILGKEESLTRLKLAIEKIK comes from the coding sequence ATGAGCAAAGTAAGAGTGCGTTTTGCACCAAGTCCGACTGGACCTTTACATTTAGGTGGTGTAAGAACAGCGTTATACGATTATCTTTTTGCCAAAAATCAAGGCGGAGATTTCGTGCTGAGAATAGAAGATACAGATACAGCAAGATATGTAGAAGGTGCAGAAGAATACATTATGAAAGCTCTAGAATGGTGCGGCATTATTCCAGATGAATCCCCAATTCATGGAGGAAACTACGGACCTTATAGACAATCAGAAAGAAGACATATTTACGACAAATACACCGCAGAAATCCTGAAAACGGATTATGCATATATTGCTTTTGACACTCCCGAAGAATTAGAAAAAGTAAGAGCAGAATACGAAGCAAAAGGCGAAGTTTTTTCATACAATAATTTCACCAGAAATAGTATGAGAAATAGTCTTACACTTTCTGAACAAGAAACTCAGGAACTCATCAATCAGAACGTTCCTTATGTAGTAAGATTTAAAATGCCGATTGATAGAATTGTAAATTTAGATGACATCATCAGAGGAAAATCTTCTGTAAACACCAATACTTTAGATGATAAAGTTTTGGTAAAAAATGATGGAATGCCAACTTATCATTTCGCCAATATTATAGACGACCACGAAATGGAAATCACACACGTAATCCGTGGTGAAGAATGGCTTCCTTCAATGCCTTTACACATTTTATTATATGAAGCAATGGGTTGGACTGCTCCAGAATTTGCACACCTTTCTCTGATTCTAAAACCAGAAGGAAAAGGAAAATTAAGCAAAAGAGACGGCGCAAAATTTGGATTCCCTGTTTTCCCGATGAATTTTTATGACGAAGCAACTGGCGAAACGTACAAAGGTTACAAAGAAGAAGGTTATTTACCAGAAGCTTTTGTAAATTTCTTGGCACTTCTTGGTTGGAGTCCTTCTGATGATAAAGAAATCCTAAGTCTAGAAGAAATGGCTGCTGAATTTGATTTGCATAAAGTACACAAAGCAGGCGCAAGATTTTCTAAAGAAAAAGCAGAATGGTTTAATCATCAATATCTTCAGAGACAGTCTAATGAAGAGCTTTTAGAAGGTTTTAAAAATTTAGAAGAAACCAAAAATATCAATCTTTCAGACGAAAAATTATTAAAAATCATTGGCTTAATGAAAGAAAGAGCCACTTTCGTGAAAGATATTTATACACAAGGAAAATTCTTCTTCGAAGCACCTGCTTCTTACGATGAAAAAGCAGTAAAAAAAGCTTGGAACGAAGAAACAGCTTCCATCATGACAGAACTTTCTGAAAAATTAAACACTACAGAATTTAAATCCGAAATTTTGAAGGAAGAAATTCATCATTTAGTAGAAGAAAAAGGTTTAGGTTTTGGGAAAGTCATGATGCCTCTTAGACTCGCTCTAGTAGGGGAATTAAAAGGACCAGACGTGCCAGATTTATTAGAAATTTTAGGCAAAGAAGAAAGTTTAACAAGGCTAAAATTAGCCATAGAAAAAATAAAATAA
- a CDS encoding phosphomannose isomerase type II C-terminal cupin domain — MLEIGERPWGKYFVLQDEPNFKLKRIEVLPNQRLSYQYHHHRQEFWTIVEGEAVVVLDGEENFLQYGQSIFIPQGAKHRIENRSDKVLVFVEVQTGTYFGEDDIVRIQDDYERN, encoded by the coding sequence ATGCTAGAAATTGGTGAAAGACCTTGGGGAAAGTATTTTGTATTACAAGATGAACCTAATTTTAAATTAAAAAGAATAGAAGTTTTACCTAATCAAAGACTTTCTTATCAATACCATCATCATCGTCAAGAATTTTGGACAATCGTAGAAGGAGAGGCGGTAGTAGTATTAGACGGGGAAGAAAATTTCTTACAATATGGGCAGAGTATTTTTATTCCTCAAGGAGCTAAACATAGAATAGAGAATCGCAGTGATAAAGTTTTGGTTTTTGTAGAAGTACAAACTGGAACTTATTTTGGCGAAGATGATATCGTAAGAATACAAGACGATTACGAAAGAAATTAA